DNA from Acidobacteriota bacterium:
AAACGGCCCAGGGCTTCGGCAGCGTGAATGCGCACCGGCGGTGACGGGTCGTCGAGCACCGCCCTCAGCGCGGCAGCGGCCGACCGCACCGCCTTCTCGCCGCGAGTTCGCAGCCCGATTCCGGCCCAGGCGCGTACTGCGGAGTCCGGGTCGCGGAGCATGCGGGTCAACCGCTCGATGTCCCCGCTCCGCCACTTCGACCGATCCGTGGCGAGTTCGGCCGCGGGCAGGACACGCTCGATCTGGTAGCCGCCCTGGCCGTAGGTCCAGGGCACGCCGCCCATGTCCGCCGCACGTCGGTGCATTTCGCCTTCAGGCAGGAAACTGAGATCGCGGATGGTCATGAGCTGTCGCCGCAACGCCGCGGCCAGCCGTTCCCGCTCGGCTTCGTGCTCGGCTGAACCGGCGAGGTTGTTCACCAGATCCGGATCGTTCGCCAGGTCGTAGAACTCCTCGCTCGGCTTCTCCCGCCAGAAGGCCGACTGGGCCCCGTTCAGTTCGCCCTCCTGGAACAGCCGCAGCCAGACCCGGGTCGTCGGCGTCTCCATCTGGTAGGAGAGACGCTGGCCGTACGGCCGGTCGACCAGGAAGTTGCGCGCGTAGAGATAGCGCTTGTCACGGACGCTCCGCACCAGGTCGTAGCGCTCGTCCATGCGGTCGGCGAAGCCGAACAGGAAGTCCTTCGGCTCCGCCTCGTGGGCGCCCAGGAAGGCCCGGCCCTGGAGGTGCGGCGGTGGTTCGATCCCTGCAAGGCTCAGCATGGTGGGCGCGAAATCGATGAAGCCGACCAGCCGGTCCGTGCTGCCGCCCGCCTCGTAGTCCGCCGGCGCCAGGTGCCGGTACTTCTCCGGCACCGAGACGATGAGCGGCACATGGAGACCGGTCTGGAGCGCCGTGCGCTTGCCGCGCGGCAGGCCCGGACCGTGATCGGCCCAGTAGAAGACGATCGTGTCGTCCGCGAGACCGGCCGCATCGAGCTCGCCCAGGCGCTCCCCGACGAGCGCGTCCATCTCGGTCAGCTTGTCGTAGTACTGCGCCCAGTCCCGCCGCACCTCCGGTGTGTCGGGGTGGTATGCCGGCACGCGAACGCCGGCCGGATCGTGGACCTGCGTGTGCGGTCGGCGCCGGATCTGGCTCTCATGGGTGACGGTGAAGTTGAACACCGAGAAGAACGGCGCCCCCTCCGGGCGGTTCCGCCAGTGCGCCTCACGGGACGACTCGTGCCATACGGCTCCATGGCCGCCGGGCTTCTCGAGGTTGTAGTCCTCCTTGGCGTTGTTCGTCACGTAGTAGCCCGCCTCACGCAGGACCTGCGGGAAGAAGCGGAAGCCCTCCGGAAGCCTCGATTGGCTCCGCATGTGTTGCGAGCCGGTGGACGACGGGTAGAGGCCGCTGATGATCGTCGTGCGTGCCGGCGCGCACACCGGCACGGTCGACCAGGCGTTGCGGTAGACGAGCCCGCGAGCGGCGAGGCGGTCGAGGTTCGGTGTCGTGGCGTAGTCGTCGCCGTAGGCGCCCAGATGCGGGCCGTTGTCCTCGCTCGAGACCCAGAGGATGTTGGGCGGCGGGAGGTCGGGCGCACCCTCCTGACTGACGGCCGGTACCGCCAGGAACAGCAGCGCGAGGAGACCGCGCACTACACGACCCGTTCAGCCCGGAACGCCGCGATCTCGTCGCTGCTGTAGCCGAGATCGCCCAGGATCTCGTCGGTGTGCTCGCCCAGGGTCGGTGCACGGTGACGGATCATGGCCGGAGTCTCGGTCAGGCGCACGGAAGGCTGCGCCACCGGCGCCGGCCGCGCCATGCCCGGATAGTCGAGTTCGGCAAAGGAACCGACCTCCGCGATGTGTGGATCGTCCAGCGTCTGCTGCATCGAGTACACCGGCCCCGATGGGATCATCGCCGCGTTCAGGGTCTCTACCGCTTCCCCGGTCGACCGGGAGGCGCACCACGCGGACATCCGTTTGCCGATCACGTCGCCGTGGTCGCCCCGCGAGAGATCGTCGGCGAAGCGTGGATCGTTCAGCCAGTCGATCTCTTCGCCCTCGCCTCCGGCGCCGTTGTCCTCGGCCATCAGGTCGACCCAGCGCCTGAACAGCGGTTCGCCGATCACCGAGCACAGGATCCAGCCATCGGCGGTGCGGAAGATGTCCCCCGGACCGGAGGTCTGCGACATGTTGCCGGTCGGCAGCCGGTTGCGCTCGATCACCGCCTGCTCGATCAGGTTCGCGTTGCCCATCATCAAGGCGGTCTTGAGCAGTGCGCCCTCGACCATCTGCCCCTTGCCGGTCTGCTGGCGGGCCATCAGGGCGGCCAGCGTGCCGTAGGCGCAGGAAAGCGCCGTCCCGAAGTCGACGAAGGGAGCGGCCGCGCGCCGCGGCCTGTCCGCCTCGCCGGTCATGTAGGCGATGCCGGACATGACCTGACCGATGCCGTCGAAGCCGACCCGGTCGCTGTACCGGCCGCCGCGGCCGTAGGCCGACACAGTCGTCAGGATGATGTCTTCCTTCACCTCGCGCAGGCTGTCCAGGTCCAGTCCCATCGCCTGGAGGGTCTTCGGCGGCAGATTCGCCACCACGACGTCCGCGGTCGCCAGAAGGCGCTTCACGATTTCCCGGCCGGCCGGTTTCGTCGGGTTCAGCGTCAGCGAGCGCTTGTTTCGGTTCATCTGCAGGAACATGCCGCCCTCTCCACTCGGCGCCACCGGAGCGATGAACCGGTCCTCGCTGCCCCGGACCTTCTCGACCCGGATGACTTCAGCCCCGAGATCGCCGAGCAGGGCGGCGCAGAACGGTCCGGCGATGTAGCGGCCGAAGTCCAGGACGCGGACGCCGGCGAGCACCTGGTGCATGGGAACTCCGTAGGGGTGGAAACGCAGTCTTCTCGCGCGAGAGAGCCGGGATCGTAGCAAGCCCGTCCGCTCCTCTATACTCGCGCGCCACCCTCGGAAACAGGCGCACCAAGCCAGGAGAACGACATGAAGGTTGACGGCGGACTCCCCACCAATCTGCGCGAGGTTCCGGCCCGAATTCGCGAACTCGAAGACGCCGGTTTCGCGGCGGCGATGACCGCGGAGACGGCCCACGATCCGTTCTTCCCTCTGCTCCTGGCCGCGGAGCACAGCAAACGGATCGAACTGATGACGTCCATCGCGGTCGCCTTCGCCCGCACTCCGATGAACCTGGCGAACGTCGGCCACGACCTGAACGCCTACTCCCAGGGCCGCCTCATCCTCGGCCTGGGCTCGCAGATCCGGCCGCACATCACGAAGCGCTTCAGCATGCCCTGGTCCCACCCGGCCCGGCGGATGAGGGAGTTCATCCTGGCGATGCGCGCGATCTGGTCGAACTGGTACGAGGGCGAGCGGCTGCGCTTCCAGGGCGAGTTCTACTCCCACACCCTGATGACGCCGATGTTCACGCCGACCGACACGGAACACGGACCGCCGAAGGTGTTCCTGGCCGCCGTCGGGCCGCTGATGACCGAGGTCGCCGGCGAGGTGGCGGACGGTTTGATCGTCCATCCGTTCACGACGCAGTCCTACATGCGCGACACCACCCTGCCGGCCATCGAGCGCGGTCTGGCAACCGCTGGCCGCGACCGCTCGACGTTCGAGATCGCCTACCCCGGCTTTATCGTCTCCGGTCAGGACGAGAAGACCTTCGAGGCGACGAAGCAGGCGGTCAAGAAGCAGATCTCCTTCTACGGCTCGACGCCCGCCTACCGGCCGGTGCTCGAGTCGGAGGGCTGGGGCGACCTGCAGCTCGAGCTGAACCGGATGTCGAAGCAGGGCCAGTGGGACGAGATGGGTCTTCTCATCACCGACGAGATGCTCGACGCCTTCGCCGTCGTCGGCGAACCGGCCGACCTGGCCCGGGGCGTCCTCGACCGCTACGGCGAGGTCGTCGACCGGATGAGCCCCAACCTCCGCTTTCTCGACGAGGTGACGCAGCGCGACGTGATCGCCTCCCTGTCCGCGAACTGAGCCCAGGGATCCGATCCCCACAGGAGTTGCACGCGATGAAGGAGTTGATCTTCCACCGACTGTTCGTTCCAGCCATGAACTACCTGGCGAACAAGGAATCGATCATCGATGGCGCCTACAGCGCGACCTTCGGGAAGCATGCCGACCGCACGATGCGCCTGTGCACGGCCCTGAGCGGCGAGTTGGGCGTCGGCCGTGCCGATCGCTTCGCCGTCATGGCGCTCACCAGCCATGAATATGTCGAGCTGTACCATGCCGCCTACCTCGGCGCCGGCGTGATCAACCCGCTGAACCTGCGTCTGGCCGGCAAGGAACTCGACTACATCGTGCGTGACTCGGGCACCGAGGTCGCCTTCGTCGACAAGACCTTCGCGCCCCTGTTCGCGCAGGCGATGGCGCTCGCCGGCGACGAGTGCACGGTCCGGCGCACGGTGTTGATCGGCGGGCCCGACGACGACACCGACGCCCCCTACGACCTGCGCTACGAAGACCTGATCGCCGGCAGCGACCCCGTCCTGCCGGACGAGCCGGAAGAGACCGATTCGGTCGTGCTGATGTACACCGGCGGCACGACCGGTCTGCCCAAGGGCGTTCTCTGCAACCAGCGCGCCGAGATCCTCAACACCTACCACGGGGTCATGCGCTTCCCGCAACTTTCCGACGGCGTCGCGCTGCTGCAGACACCGATCTTCCACGCCGCGTCCATGGTCGGGGTCATCGCGACACAGACATTCGGCGGCAAGTTCGTCCTGATGCCGATGTTCGACCCGGGCGCGGCGATCGCGCTGATCGAGAAGTACCAGGTGACCACCACGACCATGGTGCCGACCATGATCCACATGCTGATGAGCCACCCGGATTTCGCGCCGGAGAAGCTCTCCTCGCTGCGCAACCTGGGTTATGGCGCGTCGCCGATGCCTGCGGCCCTGCTCGACCGGCTGCTCACCCTCTTCCCGGAGATGGAGATCGGCCAGGGCTACGGCATGACCGAGAGTTCGTCGTTGCTTACCGTTCTCGACGCTGAGGACCACAAGGTCGGCGGCGACCGCCTGCGTTCGGTCGGCCGGGCCGTGCCCGGCGTCGTGCTGTCGATCCAGGACGAGGACGGCAACATTCTGCCTTCCGGCGAAGTCGGCGAGGTCTGCGCCAAAGGCGGCAACTACATGACCGAGTACTGGAACAAGCCGGAGGCCACGGAGGAAGCGTTCCAGGGCGGCTGGTACCACACCGGCGACGCCGGCTATCTGGACGAAGAGGGCTACCTGTTCCTGGTCGACCGGGTCAAGGACATGATCGTCTCGGGCGGCGAGA
Protein-coding regions in this window:
- a CDS encoding sulfatase-like hydrolase/transferase; its protein translation is MRGLLALLFLAVPAVSQEGAPDLPPPNILWVSSEDNGPHLGAYGDDYATTPNLDRLAARGLVYRNAWSTVPVCAPARTTIISGLYPSSTGSQHMRSQSRLPEGFRFFPQVLREAGYYVTNNAKEDYNLEKPGGHGAVWHESSREAHWRNRPEGAPFFSVFNFTVTHESQIRRRPHTQVHDPAGVRVPAYHPDTPEVRRDWAQYYDKLTEMDALVGERLGELDAAGLADDTIVFYWADHGPGLPRGKRTALQTGLHVPLIVSVPEKYRHLAPADYEAGGSTDRLVGFIDFAPTMLSLAGIEPPPHLQGRAFLGAHEAEPKDFLFGFADRMDERYDLVRSVRDKRYLYARNFLVDRPYGQRLSYQMETPTTRVWLRLFQEGELNGAQSAFWREKPSEEFYDLANDPDLVNNLAGSAEHEAERERLAAALRRQLMTIRDLSFLPEGEMHRRAADMGGVPWTYGQGGYQIERVLPAAELATDRSKWRSGDIERLTRMLRDPDSAVRAWAGIGLRTRGEKAVRSAAAALRAVLDDPSPPVRIHAAEALGRFGEERDLAPAVELLLASASIEDNDFFDALLALNALDYLEPDVLGAENPQAKAWRERLHALPSELEGLDRRFRNYVPRLLEAIELDSPDR
- a CDS encoding CoA transferase, producing the protein MHQVLAGVRVLDFGRYIAGPFCAALLGDLGAEVIRVEKVRGSEDRFIAPVAPSGEGGMFLQMNRNKRSLTLNPTKPAGREIVKRLLATADVVVANLPPKTLQAMGLDLDSLREVKEDIILTTVSAYGRGGRYSDRVGFDGIGQVMSGIAYMTGEADRPRRAAAPFVDFGTALSCAYGTLAALMARQQTGKGQMVEGALLKTALMMGNANLIEQAVIERNRLPTGNMSQTSGPGDIFRTADGWILCSVIGEPLFRRWVDLMAEDNGAGGEGEEIDWLNDPRFADDLSRGDHGDVIGKRMSAWCASRSTGEAVETLNAAMIPSGPVYSMQQTLDDPHIAEVGSFAELDYPGMARPAPVAQPSVRLTETPAMIRHRAPTLGEHTDEILGDLGYSSDEIAAFRAERVV
- a CDS encoding TIGR03617 family F420-dependent LLM class oxidoreductase, which encodes MKVDGGLPTNLREVPARIRELEDAGFAAAMTAETAHDPFFPLLLAAEHSKRIELMTSIAVAFARTPMNLANVGHDLNAYSQGRLILGLGSQIRPHITKRFSMPWSHPARRMREFILAMRAIWSNWYEGERLRFQGEFYSHTLMTPMFTPTDTEHGPPKVFLAAVGPLMTEVAGEVADGLIVHPFTTQSYMRDTTLPAIERGLATAGRDRSTFEIAYPGFIVSGQDEKTFEATKQAVKKQISFYGSTPAYRPVLESEGWGDLQLELNRMSKQGQWDEMGLLITDEMLDAFAVVGEPADLARGVLDRYGEVVDRMSPNLRFLDEVTQRDVIASLSAN
- a CDS encoding AMP-binding protein, translating into MKELIFHRLFVPAMNYLANKESIIDGAYSATFGKHADRTMRLCTALSGELGVGRADRFAVMALTSHEYVELYHAAYLGAGVINPLNLRLAGKELDYIVRDSGTEVAFVDKTFAPLFAQAMALAGDECTVRRTVLIGGPDDDTDAPYDLRYEDLIAGSDPVLPDEPEETDSVVLMYTGGTTGLPKGVLCNQRAEILNTYHGVMRFPQLSDGVALLQTPIFHAASMVGVIATQTFGGKFVLMPMFDPGAAIALIEKYQVTTTTMVPTMIHMLMSHPDFAPEKLSSLRNLGYGASPMPAALLDRLLTLFPEMEIGQGYGMTESSSLLTVLDAEDHKVGGDRLRSVGRAVPGVVLSIQDEDGNILPSGEVGEVCAKGGNYMTEYWNKPEATEEAFQGGWYHTGDAGYLDEEGYLFLVDRVKDMIVSGGENVYSAEVESAISTHPVVGQVAVIGVPHEVWGEQVHAIVVPKEGADVDEGTEASIISHARESIAGYKVPKSVEFRAEPLPLSGAMKVLKRELRAPYWEGKERGIN